One part of the Chthonomonadales bacterium genome encodes these proteins:
- a CDS encoding cold-shock protein has protein sequence MAEGTVKWFNATKGYGFIAQEGGEDVFVHFSAIQSAGYRELFEGQRVAFDVEKDPRGKGLRAANVNVL, from the coding sequence ATGGCCGAGGGTACGGTTAAGTGGTTTAACGCCACGAAGGGCTACGGGTTCATCGCGCAGGAGGGTGGCGAGGACGTGTTCGTGCACTTCAGCGCCATTCAGAGCGCGGGTTACCGCGAGTTGTTCGAGGGCCAGCGCGTGGCCTTCGACGTCGAGAAGGACCCGCGAGGGAAAGGCCTGCGCGCCGCGAACGTCAACGTCCTCTAG